A genomic segment from Rubrobacter tropicus encodes:
- a CDS encoding ZIP family metal transporter — MGSTGVLQVLLFATITAVATGLGAIPFLFVKSMTRRWLGVSNSIASGLMLAASFGLVYEGVRYGVLQTVAGALLGLAAIVLAHHLIEDHGGAVAFSEMGAFDARKALLIVGVMTAHSFTEGVGVGVSFGGGEALGLFITVAIAVHNIPEGLAISLVLVPRGVGPIKAGLWSIFSSLPQPIMAVPAFLFVATFKPLLPYGLGFAAGAMIWMVFSELMPDALEETSHNLVAVVTTLSIIAMVAFQVLIR; from the coding sequence ATGGGGTCGACCGGCGTTCTACAGGTCCTGCTCTTCGCCACCATAACCGCGGTGGCGACGGGGCTTGGGGCTATACCGTTCCTGTTCGTGAAGAGCATGACCCGACGGTGGCTCGGGGTCTCCAACTCTATCGCCTCCGGGTTGATGCTCGCCGCGAGCTTCGGGCTCGTGTACGAGGGCGTCAGGTACGGCGTCCTCCAGACGGTCGCGGGCGCCCTGCTCGGGCTCGCGGCGATAGTTCTGGCCCACCACCTGATCGAGGACCACGGCGGGGCCGTCGCCTTCTCGGAGATGGGCGCCTTCGACGCGCGCAAGGCGCTCCTCATCGTGGGCGTCATGACCGCCCACTCGTTCACCGAGGGCGTCGGCGTGGGCGTCTCCTTCGGCGGGGGCGAGGCGCTCGGGCTGTTCATCACCGTCGCCATCGCCGTCCACAACATCCCGGAGGGGCTCGCGATAAGCCTCGTCCTGGTGCCGCGCGGGGTCGGACCCATCAAGGCGGGTTTGTGGAGCATCTTTTCGAGCCTGCCGCAGCCGATCATGGCGGTGCCGGCCTTCCTCTTTGTGGCGACGTTCAAGCCGCTGTTGCCGTACGGGTTAGGTTTCGCGGCCGGGGCCATGATCTGGATGGTCTTCTCCGAGCTGATGCCCGACGCCCTTGAGGAGACCTCCCACAACCTCGTCGCCGTGGTAACCACTCTTTCCATCATCGCCATGGTCGCGTTCCAGGTCCTGATCCGGTAA
- a CDS encoding PH domain-containing protein, with the protein MEAPITQATAHNNTIVAVFEDRVEVKSGWQSQNVEALDLKQVATVAIRGLVNATLTLETNTGRVLRLNRMALPDARKVKKAIERQKQRAGLYD; encoded by the coding sequence TTGGAGGCACCCATAACCCAGGCCACGGCCCACAACAACACGATAGTCGCGGTCTTCGAAGACCGCGTCGAGGTCAAGAGCGGCTGGCAGTCGCAGAACGTGGAGGCTTTGGACCTGAAGCAGGTCGCGACGGTCGCGATCCGGGGCCTCGTCAACGCAACGCTGACGCTCGAAACGAACACCGGCCGCGTCCTCCGACTCAACCGCATGGCCCTCCCCGACGCCCGCAAGGTCAAGAAGGCAATCGAACGGCAGAAGCAGAGGGCGGGACTGTACGATTGA
- a CDS encoding ammonium transporter: MRRLTIFMLTTMMLVLALPALAFAQDAPSTADLSLAMDTMWVVIAAVLVLFMQAGFAMLEVGFSSMKNVGSVVAKILVNLAIAALLFWAVGFAITFGTGNAIFGTQGWFLAVPAGQVNDVYAGLSWTQVPLSAKFLFQVAFCAVSLAIVWGTMLERTKFAVYVVFAVVFAGLLYPLVGHWIWGGGWLTELGMQDFAGSTVVHLSGAMAALAGTLLLGPRLGKYDDEGRPVNIPGHNMPLAVLGVLILWVGWYGFNPGSTMAASTQVADIALTTTLAAAAGVLGAMSMSYMYRRNIDVGMGGNGAIAALVAITAPCAFVAPWASIVIGFLAGVIMYATLVFVDRIGVDDPLGAIAAHGMGGIWGTLSCGLFTTPALAAVGEPGLFYGGGFYQLGIQALGIVACGGFVFIASLAVFAALKATIGIRVKPDQELDGLDIHEHGVFGYPDLVATDYQNGNGHTRRAPEPVSDTAEGTA, translated from the coding sequence TTGCGGCGGTTAACCATTTTCATGCTCACGACGATGATGCTCGTCCTGGCGTTGCCGGCCCTGGCTTTCGCGCAGGACGCGCCCTCGACGGCGGACCTATCGCTCGCCATGGACACCATGTGGGTAGTTATAGCGGCCGTCCTCGTCCTGTTCATGCAGGCGGGGTTCGCGATGCTCGAGGTCGGGTTCTCGAGCATGAAGAACGTCGGCAGCGTGGTGGCCAAGATCCTGGTGAACCTCGCGATAGCGGCCCTGCTCTTCTGGGCGGTCGGCTTCGCAATCACGTTCGGCACCGGCAACGCCATCTTCGGGACCCAGGGCTGGTTCCTGGCGGTGCCGGCGGGCCAGGTAAACGACGTCTACGCGGGGCTTTCGTGGACACAAGTTCCGCTCTCGGCCAAGTTCCTGTTCCAGGTCGCCTTCTGCGCCGTCTCGCTGGCGATCGTGTGGGGCACGATGCTGGAGCGGACCAAGTTCGCCGTCTACGTCGTCTTCGCCGTGGTCTTCGCGGGGCTGCTCTACCCGCTGGTGGGGCATTGGATCTGGGGCGGCGGCTGGCTTACCGAACTCGGTATGCAGGACTTCGCCGGCTCCACGGTCGTCCACCTCTCGGGCGCCATGGCCGCGCTCGCCGGGACGCTGCTTCTCGGCCCCAGGCTCGGCAAGTACGACGACGAGGGCCGTCCGGTGAACATACCCGGCCACAACATGCCGCTCGCGGTTCTGGGCGTCCTGATCCTGTGGGTCGGCTGGTACGGCTTCAACCCGGGCTCCACGATGGCGGCGAGCACCCAGGTCGCCGACATCGCCCTGACCACCACCCTCGCCGCCGCCGCCGGCGTGCTCGGCGCCATGAGCATGAGCTACATGTATCGGAGGAACATCGACGTCGGCATGGGCGGCAACGGCGCCATCGCGGCACTCGTCGCCATCACCGCCCCCTGCGCCTTCGTCGCGCCCTGGGCCTCCATCGTGATCGGCTTCCTGGCGGGCGTCATCATGTACGCGACGCTGGTCTTCGTGGACAGGATCGGCGTCGACGACCCGCTCGGCGCCATCGCGGCGCACGGCATGGGCGGCATCTGGGGCACGCTTTCCTGCGGCCTCTTCACGACCCCGGCGCTCGCGGCGGTCGGCGAGCCCGGCCTCTTCTACGGCGGCGGCTTCTACCAACTCGGCATCCAGGCCCTCGGCATCGTGGCCTGCGGCGGCTTCGTCTTTATAGCCTCGCTCGCGGTCTTCGCGGCCCTAAAGGCAACCATCGGCATCAGGGTCAAGCCAGACCAGGAGCTCGACGGCCTCGACATCCACGAGCACGGGGTCTTCGGCTACCCCGACCTCGTCGCCACGGACTACCAGAACGGCAACGGTCACACCAGGAGAGCCCCCGAGCCGGTGAGCGACACCGCGGAAGGCACCGCGTAA
- a CDS encoding CPBP family intramembrane glutamic endopeptidase, with amino-acid sequence MRRFPERRPVVFCLLVTLALFALTALSRFSFPRAPVGNIKRLPQKAFETPTGLDRVIEDLKSPEVLFWGLAILLALALLLWTGLWREAGFNRPIVKNLRLLWFPLFVGALTLSGGVFVSGIDAFVSAFLVVLVAAFGQELLFRGLLWRALAPVGPVGATILTSLLAGALIFGRTFTDGPWPEAVRLTSLAVCSGFTYGALRWRTASIWPVILVHTVFALAVDVAALGTVTYQILIILSTVGFVLYGLFLLRNRAVRADGGLAGPKSPRVR; translated from the coding sequence ATGAGGCGCTTCCCCGAGAGGCGTCCGGTGGTCTTCTGCCTGCTGGTGACGCTGGCGCTCTTCGCGCTCACGGCCTTGAGCCGGTTCTCGTTCCCGAGGGCGCCGGTCGGCAACATCAAGCGGCTGCCGCAGAAGGCCTTCGAGACGCCCACGGGCCTCGACCGGGTAATCGAAGACCTCAAGAGCCCGGAAGTGCTGTTCTGGGGACTGGCCATACTGCTGGCCCTCGCCCTGCTCCTCTGGACCGGCCTGTGGCGCGAGGCCGGCTTCAACCGGCCCATCGTGAAGAACCTGCGCCTGCTGTGGTTCCCGCTCTTCGTCGGTGCCCTCACGCTCTCGGGGGGCGTGTTCGTGTCGGGCATCGACGCCTTCGTCTCGGCGTTCCTGGTGGTGCTCGTGGCGGCCTTCGGGCAGGAGTTGCTTTTCCGCGGCCTCCTGTGGCGGGCGCTCGCGCCCGTGGGGCCCGTGGGGGCAACGATCCTGACCTCCCTGCTCGCCGGGGCCCTGATCTTCGGCAGGACCTTCACCGACGGTCCCTGGCCCGAGGCCGTCCGGCTCACCTCCCTCGCCGTCTGCAGCGGCTTCACCTACGGCGCCCTCCGCTGGCGGACCGCCTCCATCTGGCCCGTCATCCTCGTCCACACCGTCTTTGCCCTCGCCGTCGACGTGGCCGCCCTCGGTACGGTCACCTACCAGATCCTCATAATCCTGAGCACCGTTGGCTTCGTCCTCTACGGCCTCTTCCTCCTGCGAAACCGCGCCGTCCGAGCCGACGGCGGTCTCGCGGGGCCTAAATCCCCCCGCGTCAGGTAA
- a CDS encoding TetR/AcrR family transcriptional regulator C-terminal domain-containing protein — MSRRRVLEAAVRFVDREGLGALSMRKLGADLGVEAMSLYNHVPNKDALLDGMVEVLLGELEVPSEGGDWEERVREAYRGFRRLAREHPNVFPLLVVRPANTMDGVWLVEEFLKTLREAGFDAVTALYAFRTLSGYAMGYAMAEIRGFAMEPGGDRAGVRALPADEFPRISELEGRLGEVDRDAEFEFGLGLILGGLREKL; from the coding sequence TTGAGCCGTCGGCGGGTGTTGGAGGCGGCGGTAAGGTTCGTGGACCGGGAGGGGCTCGGGGCCCTCAGCATGAGGAAGCTCGGGGCGGATCTTGGCGTTGAGGCGATGTCCCTCTACAACCACGTCCCGAACAAGGACGCGTTGCTCGACGGGATGGTCGAGGTATTGCTCGGGGAGTTGGAGGTCCCTTCCGAGGGTGGGGATTGGGAGGAGCGGGTTCGGGAGGCGTACAGGGGGTTTCGGAGGCTGGCGCGGGAGCATCCCAACGTCTTTCCGCTGCTGGTCGTCCGTCCGGCGAACACCATGGACGGGGTCTGGCTCGTGGAGGAGTTTCTGAAGACGTTGCGGGAGGCCGGCTTCGACGCGGTTACTGCCTTGTACGCTTTCAGGACGCTCTCCGGGTACGCGATGGGTTACGCGATGGCCGAGATCCGGGGCTTCGCCATGGAACCGGGCGGCGACCGCGCGGGCGTCCGGGCCCTTCCGGCGGATGAGTTTCCGCGCATCTCGGAGCTCGAAGGACGGCTGGGCGAGGTCGACCGGGACGCGGAGTTCGAGTTCGGGCTGGGCCTCATCCTGGGTGGGTTGAGGGAGAAACTCTGA
- a CDS encoding PucR family transcriptional regulator yields MAGTVARVAGLLGRSVVVEDPVGRLISGSPEARGENSLWGLLEDLSLRASRASGVDETRRERRDRYARLPDGYLSVPVERWRVEDREFFWTPIGTGAPAGYLWVDLEGETLRPEDVVHLYWARRVLESELAKDRVRLETELGVRGDFVDDLVNGHYGSVDLLLQRAGYLGADLANGALVLIVDIDDFARYLERRKPKEPAIQELKRRLAEAVRMQTRQLFSNFLLGPRSDNVIVFLGSSEDTPPEDLPEKAQLLAKGVQRYVKGLLPDLTISVGIGRNKRNPALLPDAYSEAEVALEIGHRIHGPSSVSTFEGTGTYKLLFRVFQENPEELIAFYEETLEPVVRYDSRYSTELVQTLVTYLGNDASTVRTASDLYAHRHTIRYRLDRVSELTGLDVDKSEDRERLTLGIKAMQLLGRVPERPTSFADR; encoded by the coding sequence TTGGCCGGGACCGTCGCGCGCGTCGCGGGGCTACTGGGCCGCTCCGTGGTGGTCGAGGACCCGGTGGGGCGTCTGATCTCCGGCTCACCCGAAGCCCGCGGGGAGAACAGCCTGTGGGGTTTGCTCGAGGATCTGTCGCTGCGGGCGTCCAGGGCGTCGGGCGTAGACGAGACCCGCCGCGAGCGCAGGGACCGCTACGCGAGGCTGCCCGACGGTTACCTCTCCGTCCCCGTCGAACGCTGGCGCGTCGAGGACCGCGAGTTTTTCTGGACCCCGATCGGCACCGGCGCCCCCGCCGGATACCTCTGGGTCGACCTCGAAGGCGAGACCCTGCGCCCCGAAGACGTGGTCCACCTGTACTGGGCCAGGCGCGTCCTCGAATCCGAGCTCGCCAAAGACCGCGTCCGCCTCGAAACCGAGCTCGGCGTCCGTGGGGACTTCGTCGACGACCTGGTAAACGGCCACTACGGGTCGGTCGACTTGCTCCTGCAACGCGCCGGCTACCTCGGGGCCGATCTCGCCAACGGGGCGCTCGTCCTGATCGTGGACATCGACGACTTCGCCCGCTACCTGGAACGCCGCAAACCAAAGGAACCGGCCATCCAGGAGCTGAAGCGCCGTCTGGCCGAGGCCGTGAGGATGCAGACCCGCCAGCTCTTCTCCAACTTCCTCCTCGGCCCTCGCTCGGACAACGTAATCGTCTTCCTGGGCTCCTCCGAGGACACCCCGCCGGAAGACCTGCCCGAGAAGGCGCAGCTTTTGGCAAAGGGCGTTCAGCGTTACGTAAAAGGCCTCCTCCCCGACCTGACGATCTCCGTCGGCATCGGGCGCAACAAGAGGAACCCGGCGCTCCTTCCCGACGCCTACTCGGAGGCCGAGGTGGCCCTGGAGATCGGTCACCGCATCCACGGCCCATCCTCCGTCTCCACGTTCGAAGGCACCGGCACCTACAAGCTCCTCTTCCGCGTCTTCCAGGAGAACCCGGAGGAACTAATAGCCTTCTACGAGGAGACCCTGGAGCCCGTCGTCCGCTACGACTCCCGCTACAGCACGGAGCTCGTCCAGACCCTCGTAACCTACCTCGGCAACGACGCCTCCACCGTCAGAACCGCCTCCGACCTCTACGCCCACCGCCACACCATCCGCTACCGCCTCGACCGCGTGAGCGAGCTGACCGGCCTCGACGTCGACAAGAGCGAAGACCGCGAACGTCTCACCCTCGGCATAAAAGCCATGCAACTCCTCGGCCGCGTCCCCGAACGCCCGACCAGCTTCGCTGATCGGTAG
- a CDS encoding amino acid permease encodes MTGESWREAAVGIMRTKSIEQSIRDTEEPEFRLSKSLGPLDLTVFGIGVIIGTGLFVLTGEAAAGYAGPAIALSYVVAGLACALAALCYAEFASTVPVAGSAYTFSYAALGEFVAWLIGWDLILEFTLGAATVAKGWSGYFVSVFKGLGITVPPGLYAAEPDSAISHDWLAVLVILGMTVILVIGIKLSSQFNQVITAIKVLVTLFIIGFGVWFIDAANLTPFIPAPAPGEEAYGTALDAYLLPSILGIDTIYGITGIFTGAALVFFAYIGFDIVATTSEEARNPQRDIPIGIFASLGICTVLYILASVVFTGLRPYKELATAAPAATALENTPFPAAQLVVSAAILVGLTVVVMILMLGQSRVAFAMSRDNLLPRGLARVHPSFRTPYRITIITGIVASVLAFFLPLTTLGELVNIGTLSAFVLVSIGVLVLRRTRPDLPRAFRTPLVPAVPIAAASLCLFVMGFLTIGTWIRFLAWMALGVVIYFAYSRGHSRLGREGSSED; translated from the coding sequence GTGACGGGTGAAAGCTGGAGGGAGGCCGCCGTGGGGATCATGCGCACCAAGTCCATCGAGCAATCTATCAGGGACACGGAAGAGCCCGAGTTCAGGCTTAGCAAGTCCCTGGGACCCCTCGACCTGACGGTCTTCGGCATAGGCGTCATCATCGGAACCGGGCTCTTCGTCCTGACCGGCGAGGCCGCGGCCGGGTACGCCGGACCGGCCATCGCGCTCTCCTACGTCGTCGCGGGGCTCGCCTGCGCGCTTGCGGCGCTCTGCTACGCGGAGTTCGCGAGCACCGTGCCGGTCGCGGGTAGCGCGTACACGTTCTCGTACGCGGCCCTGGGCGAGTTCGTGGCGTGGTTGATCGGCTGGGACCTCATACTGGAGTTCACCCTCGGGGCCGCCACCGTCGCCAAGGGCTGGTCCGGCTACTTCGTGAGCGTCTTCAAGGGTCTCGGGATAACCGTGCCGCCGGGGTTATACGCGGCGGAGCCGGACAGCGCCATCTCGCACGACTGGCTGGCGGTGCTCGTGATCCTGGGCATGACGGTTATTCTGGTAATCGGGATCAAGCTGAGCTCGCAGTTCAACCAGGTGATCACGGCGATCAAGGTCCTGGTTACGCTCTTTATCATTGGCTTCGGCGTGTGGTTCATAGACGCGGCGAACCTCACGCCCTTTATCCCGGCGCCGGCGCCGGGCGAAGAGGCTTACGGCACCGCGCTCGACGCCTACCTGCTGCCGAGCATCCTCGGAATAGACACCATCTACGGGATCACGGGCATCTTTACCGGGGCCGCGCTCGTGTTTTTCGCCTACATCGGTTTCGACATCGTGGCAACCACCTCGGAGGAGGCGCGCAACCCGCAGAGGGACATACCCATCGGGATCTTCGCGTCGCTCGGGATCTGCACGGTCCTGTATATCCTGGCCTCCGTGGTCTTTACCGGGCTCAGGCCCTACAAGGAGCTCGCAACCGCCGCCCCGGCGGCGACGGCTTTGGAGAACACGCCCTTCCCGGCCGCGCAGCTGGTCGTCTCCGCGGCGATACTCGTCGGGCTCACCGTTGTCGTCATGATCCTGATGCTCGGCCAGAGCCGGGTCGCGTTCGCCATGAGCCGGGACAATTTGTTGCCGCGGGGCCTGGCCCGGGTGCACCCGAGCTTCCGCACGCCGTACAGGATCACGATCATCACCGGCATCGTCGCCTCGGTCCTGGCGTTCTTCCTGCCGCTCACCACGCTCGGGGAACTGGTCAACATCGGGACGCTCTCGGCCTTCGTGCTCGTCTCGATAGGCGTGCTGGTCTTGAGGCGCACCCGGCCCGATCTTCCGCGGGCTTTCAGGACGCCCCTGGTCCCCGCGGTCCCGATAGCGGCGGCCTCGCTCTGCCTCTTCGTCATGGGGTTCTTGACCATCGGAACCTGGATACGGTTCCTCGCCTGGATGGCCCTCGGCGTCGTGATCTACTTCGCCTACAGTCGCGGCCACAGCCGGCTCGGCAGGGAGGGGTCCTCGGAGGACTGA
- the uvrA gene encoding excinuclease ABC subunit UvrA — protein MADNQIVVRGAREHNLKDVTVSLPRDVMVVVTGLSGSGKSSLAFDTIYAEGQRRYVESLSAYARQFLGQMDKPDVDHIDGLSPAVSIDQKTTSNNPRSTVATVTEIYDYLRLLYARAGRPHCHVCGYPVASSTPQQMVEKVLTLPEKTRFMVLAPVVRGRKGEHSKMFKDFAEQGFARVRVDGETHELPVDLGLDKNYKHDIEVVVDRLVIRDGMERRLTDSIETALKLADGLVQIETVEKDGGGAGESMLFSESFTCTNCGASIAEIQPRTFSFNSPHGACDRCDGLGSRLEIDPALVVPNEDLSVNEGAVVPWANSQTEYHRSVLGALSEKYDIDLDVAWRDLPEEHKNLILYGTDGERIYVSYRNRYNRRRQYMTQFDGVVSNLQRRYVETDSEYRREKIEEFMSHVPCPKCKGARLRPEALAVTVGEKSISEFTELSVWKAQDFFQEVDFTTREWLIGERVVKEIRERLGFLVDVGLGYLTLARSAGTLSGGEAQRIRLASQVGSGLVGVLYVLDEPSIGLHQRDNRRLLTTLEKLRDLGNTLIVVEHDEDTIRAADYVVDVGPGAGVHGGEIIATGSVGDVEAEERSITGDFLSGRRRIEPPEERREPTGTIGLIGATEHNLKSVDVEFPLSVLTCITGVSGSGKSTLVNEILYKALANAVSRGKHRPGRHAGLKGIENVDKVIDIDQSPIGRTPRSNPATYTKVFDHIRQLFASTAEAKIRGYKPGRFSFNVKGGRCEACKGDGQIRIEMHFLPDVYVPCEVCKGRRYNTETLRATYKGKSISDVLDMTVEEACGFFAPVPAIARRMETLRDVGLGYVRLGQPATTLSGGEAQRVKLASELGKRATGKTVYILDEPTTGLHFADVEKLLHILHRLVDAGNTVIVIEHNLDVIRSADHVIDLGPEGGDGGGEIVATGTPEEIAHAEASHTGRFLRDLMPEVMAAS, from the coding sequence ATCGCCGATAATCAGATCGTCGTGCGGGGAGCGCGCGAGCATAACCTGAAGGACGTTACCGTCTCCCTGCCCCGCGACGTGATGGTCGTCGTCACGGGCCTCTCCGGGAGCGGCAAGTCGTCGCTTGCCTTCGACACCATCTACGCCGAGGGGCAGCGCCGCTACGTCGAGAGCCTCTCGGCCTACGCCCGCCAGTTCCTCGGGCAGATGGACAAGCCGGACGTCGACCACATAGACGGGCTGTCGCCGGCCGTTTCCATCGACCAGAAGACTACCTCCAACAACCCGCGTTCGACGGTTGCTACGGTCACCGAGATCTACGACTACCTGCGCCTCCTCTACGCCCGCGCCGGACGCCCGCACTGCCACGTCTGCGGCTACCCGGTCGCCTCGTCGACCCCGCAGCAGATGGTCGAGAAGGTGCTGACGTTGCCGGAGAAGACGCGCTTTATGGTGCTCGCGCCCGTCGTGCGCGGGCGCAAGGGCGAGCATTCCAAGATGTTCAAGGACTTCGCCGAGCAGGGCTTCGCGAGGGTCCGCGTCGACGGGGAGACCCACGAGTTGCCGGTTGACCTCGGGCTCGACAAGAACTACAAGCACGACATCGAGGTGGTGGTCGACCGGCTCGTGATCCGGGACGGCATGGAGCGCCGCCTGACCGACTCGATCGAGACCGCGCTGAAACTGGCCGACGGACTGGTCCAGATAGAGACGGTCGAGAAGGACGGCGGCGGGGCCGGCGAGTCGATGCTCTTCTCGGAGTCGTTCACCTGCACGAACTGCGGGGCGTCCATAGCGGAGATACAGCCGCGGACGTTCTCGTTCAACAGCCCGCACGGGGCCTGCGACAGGTGCGACGGGCTCGGGAGCAGGCTTGAGATAGACCCGGCGCTCGTGGTGCCGAACGAGGATCTGAGCGTCAACGAGGGCGCGGTCGTGCCGTGGGCCAACTCGCAGACGGAGTACCACAGGAGCGTGCTCGGGGCGCTCTCCGAGAAGTACGACATAGATCTGGACGTGGCGTGGCGGGACCTCCCGGAGGAGCACAAGAACCTCATCCTTTACGGGACGGACGGGGAGCGCATCTACGTCTCCTACAGGAACCGCTACAACCGCAGGCGCCAGTACATGACCCAGTTCGACGGCGTCGTGAGCAACCTGCAGCGGCGATACGTCGAGACGGACTCCGAGTATCGGCGGGAGAAGATCGAGGAGTTCATGAGCCACGTCCCCTGCCCCAAGTGCAAGGGCGCGAGGCTCCGTCCGGAGGCGCTCGCCGTCACGGTGGGGGAGAAGAGCATCTCCGAGTTCACCGAGCTCTCCGTCTGGAAAGCGCAGGACTTCTTCCAGGAGGTCGATTTCACGACCAGGGAGTGGCTGATCGGGGAGCGGGTCGTCAAGGAGATCCGGGAGAGGCTCGGCTTCCTGGTCGACGTGGGCTTGGGCTACCTGACCCTCGCCCGCTCGGCTGGGACGCTTTCGGGTGGGGAGGCGCAGAGGATCAGGCTGGCCTCTCAGGTAGGCAGCGGGCTCGTCGGCGTGCTCTACGTGCTAGACGAGCCTTCGATCGGGCTGCACCAGCGGGACAACCGCAGGCTCCTGACCACGCTCGAGAAGCTCAGGGACCTTGGCAACACGCTCATAGTCGTCGAGCACGACGAGGACACGATCCGGGCCGCCGATTACGTCGTGGACGTCGGCCCGGGTGCCGGGGTCCACGGCGGCGAGATCATCGCCACCGGCTCCGTCGGGGACGTCGAAGCGGAGGAGCGCTCGATAACGGGCGACTTCCTCTCCGGCCGCCGGCGCATAGAGCCCCCCGAGGAGCGGCGCGAGCCGACCGGGACGATAGGCCTGATCGGCGCGACCGAGCACAACCTGAAAAGCGTCGACGTGGAGTTTCCGCTGTCGGTGTTGACGTGCATAACGGGGGTCTCGGGTTCCGGGAAGAGCACGCTCGTCAACGAGATCCTGTACAAGGCGCTCGCCAACGCCGTGAGCCGCGGCAAGCACCGCCCGGGGAGGCACGCCGGCCTCAAGGGGATCGAGAACGTCGACAAGGTCATAGACATAGACCAGAGCCCGATAGGAAGGACCCCGCGCTCCAACCCGGCCACCTACACCAAGGTCTTCGACCACATCCGCCAGCTCTTCGCCTCGACGGCGGAGGCCAAGATCCGGGGCTACAAGCCGGGGCGCTTCTCCTTCAACGTGAAGGGCGGGCGGTGCGAGGCGTGCAAGGGGGACGGCCAGATCCGGATAGAGATGCACTTCCTCCCGGACGTCTACGTCCCTTGCGAGGTCTGCAAGGGCCGCCGCTACAACACCGAGACCCTCCGCGCCACCTACAAGGGCAAGTCCATCTCGGACGTTCTGGACATGACCGTCGAAGAGGCCTGCGGCTTCTTCGCGCCGGTTCCGGCCATCGCCCGCCGCATGGAGACCTTGAGGGACGTGGGCCTCGGCTACGTCCGGCTCGGCCAGCCCGCGACGACGCTCTCGGGCGGTGAGGCGCAGAGGGTCAAGCTCGCCAGTGAGCTCGGGAAGAGGGCGACCGGAAAGACCGTCTACATCCTCGACGAGCCGACGACGGGCCTGCACTTCGCGGACGTGGAGAAGCTGCTGCACATACTGCACAGGCTCGTCGACGCCGGCAACACCGTCATCGTCATCGAGCACAACCTCGACGTGATCCGCTCCGCCGACCACGTGATAGACCTCGGCCCCGAGGGCGGCGACGGGGGCGGCGAGATAGTCGCCACGGGCACCCCCGAGGAGATAGCGCACGCCGAAGCCTCGCACACGGGCCGCTTCCTCCGCGACCTCATGCCGGAAGTGATGGCGGCGTCTTAG